Proteins encoded in a region of the bacterium genome:
- a CDS encoding MerR family transcriptional regulator, with product MQEEIKKLYYSISEVSERTELKQYVLRYWESEFDQLKPIKNRSGNRIYTDEDIAMILQIKKLLYEEKFTVEGAKRRLTELEEQGTVQNTGADQLMKEINHELNEALKKLG from the coding sequence ATGCAAGAAGAAATTAAAAAATTGTATTATTCGATCAGCGAAGTAAGTGAAAGAACAGAACTTAAGCAGTATGTTTTACGGTATTGGGAATCGGAGTTTGATCAACTCAAACCAATCAAGAACCGATCGGGAAATCGGATTTATACTGATGAAGATATAGCGATGATTCTTCAGATCAAAAAATTGTTGTATGAAGAAAAGTTTACAGTGGAGGGCGCTAAACGCAGACTTACGGAATTAGAAGAGCAGGGAACTGTGCAAAATACCGGAGCCGACCAATTGATGAAAGAAATCAATCATGAATTGAATGAAGCCCTCAAAAAATTAGGATAG
- the ald gene encoding alanine dehydrogenase, whose amino-acid sequence MIVGVPKEIKTKENRVGLLPVGVSELKKNGHTVLIENNAGVGSGFDNDAYIKAGAEIVPTAKDVYGRADMIVKVKEPIKPEYELLRAGQIVFTYFHFAADRALTEAVIKSKCVAIAYETVQRTDRKLPLLDPMSEVAGRMAVHAGAKYLEKTYGGRGLLLSGVPGTEPATIVIIGGGVVGTNAAKIAAGFGARVIILDIDLYRLRYLDDIMPKNVHMMMSNGYNIGEVIKQADLVIGAVLIPGAKAPNLVTRDMLKTMKPGAVVVDVAVDQGGCFETTKPTTHEEPIFIVENIVHYCVANMPGAVPFTSTIALTNATLPYAVSLANKGWTKAVKDNKELLLGLNVVDGKVVYKGVADAFNLEYHPVETVVK is encoded by the coding sequence ATGATCGTAGGGGTTCCCAAGGAAATAAAGACGAAGGAAAATCGGGTTGGATTGTTACCGGTCGGCGTTTCAGAACTCAAGAAAAACGGCCACACAGTGTTAATTGAAAATAATGCAGGCGTAGGTAGTGGTTTTGATAATGATGCCTATATTAAAGCCGGCGCTGAAATCGTTCCGACAGCGAAAGACGTTTATGGCCGGGCTGATATGATTGTCAAAGTCAAAGAACCGATCAAGCCGGAATATGAACTCTTACGGGCTGGCCAGATTGTATTTACGTATTTCCATTTTGCGGCGGATCGTGCTTTAACCGAAGCCGTTATCAAATCGAAATGTGTAGCCATTGCCTATGAAACGGTACAACGCACCGATCGCAAACTGCCGCTATTAGATCCGATGAGTGAAGTTGCGGGAAGAATGGCCGTGCATGCCGGCGCAAAATATTTGGAAAAAACGTATGGTGGGCGAGGATTACTGCTCAGCGGCGTTCCGGGTACTGAACCGGCCACGATCGTGATCATTGGTGGTGGAGTGGTAGGAACGAATGCGGCTAAAATCGCCGCCGGTTTTGGCGCACGAGTCATTATCCTCGATATCGATTTATATCGTTTGCGGTATCTTGATGACATTATGCCTAAGAACGTGCATATGATGATGTCCAATGGCTATAATATCGGAGAAGTAATCAAACAAGCGGATTTAGTAATCGGTGCCGTTTTGATTCCCGGCGCCAAAGCGCCGAATCTTGTAACGCGAGACATGTTGAAAACGATGAAACCCGGTGCTGTTGTTGTGGATGTGGCCGTAGATCAAGGCGGTTGTTTCGAAACAACAAAACCTACAACCCATGAAGAGCCTATCTTTATTGTTGAGAATATTGTTCATTACTGCGTAGCCAATATGCCTGGCGCGGTTCCTTTTACCTCAACTATTGCTTTGACCAATGCTACGTTACCGTACGCCGTAAGTCTTGCCAATAAAGGATGGACGAAAGCAGTCAAAGATAACAAAGAACTGTTATTAGGCTTAAACGTGGTCGATGGAAAAGTCGTTTATAAAGGCGTTGCCGATGCTTTTAATCTGGAATATCATCCGGTAGAAACAGTGGTGAAATAA
- a CDS encoding insulinase family protein, with protein MRRRKHIAAPFVETRSLLSTKTLYDDNNYVKHKLDNGLTLISQYMPHLKSIAIGAWVLVGSRYEKRSNIGISHFIEHSVFKGTKKRNPLQIAKSLENVGGSLNAFTSKEHTCYYANILSEDLPLAVDVISDLVTNATFLEKEIDKEKLVVIEEIKDTEDTPEEFIQDYFYSRVFPEHPLGHGILGTKETVDHFTQEQIDAYYSKYYVPSNIVVSVAGNFNQDELLKIVHKRFKFRQNTANRSYWPKGFEKYQLRKFKGERDMIEKNISQAHICMGLPIKISYMHNKKFELLALNTILGGGMSSRLFQKVRERHGLAYSIYSFVDFMYDTGLFGIYWSTDKTKLDKAVELVKNELKRMTSQPIKKNELKMAKSQIKANLLFGLESTSTRMIRLAKNEIYLKKKLNIADITEYIDNITLDDINEVAATLSDKVESMQVSILC; from the coding sequence TTGAGAAGACGCAAGCACATCGCCGCTCCTTTTGTAGAGACGCGGTCATTGCTCAGTACAAAAACACTGTATGATGACAATAATTATGTAAAACATAAGCTGGACAACGGTCTTACGCTCATCTCTCAATACATGCCTCATTTGAAATCGATTGCGATCGGAGCGTGGGTTTTAGTGGGCAGCCGATACGAAAAGCGTAGCAACATTGGCATTTCTCATTTTATTGAGCATTCGGTCTTTAAAGGAACGAAAAAACGCAATCCGTTGCAAATAGCCAAAAGTCTCGAAAACGTTGGCGGTAGTCTCAATGCCTTTACCAGTAAAGAGCATACATGTTATTACGCCAATATCTTGAGTGAAGATCTGCCTCTTGCCGTCGATGTCATTTCTGATTTAGTGACGAATGCGACTTTTCTGGAGAAAGAAATTGACAAAGAAAAGTTAGTTGTTATTGAGGAAATCAAGGATACAGAAGATACACCGGAGGAATTTATTCAGGATTATTTCTATTCGCGTGTTTTTCCGGAACATCCTCTCGGGCATGGGATACTTGGAACTAAGGAAACCGTAGATCATTTCACGCAAGAACAAATCGACGCCTATTACTCAAAATATTACGTCCCATCCAATATTGTTGTCTCTGTCGCTGGTAATTTCAATCAGGATGAACTTCTCAAAATAGTTCATAAACGATTTAAATTTCGCCAAAATACAGCCAACCGTTCTTACTGGCCTAAAGGATTTGAAAAATATCAATTGCGTAAATTCAAAGGCGAGCGAGATATGATTGAGAAAAATATTTCTCAAGCTCATATTTGTATGGGGCTGCCAATTAAAATTTCGTATATGCATAATAAAAAATTCGAGTTATTGGCGCTGAATACGATCTTGGGTGGGGGAATGAGTTCTCGGTTATTTCAAAAAGTTCGTGAACGGCACGGATTGGCCTATTCTATTTACAGTTTTGTCGATTTTATGTATGATACCGGATTATTTGGAATTTACTGGTCAACTGACAAAACCAAATTGGATAAAGCAGTTGAACTCGTAAAAAATGAATTAAAAAGAATGACCAGTCAGCCGATTAAAAAGAACGAGCTTAAAATGGCTAAATCGCAAATCAAAGCCAATCTGCTCTTCGGCTTAGAAAGTACATCGACCCGAATGATACGATTGGCCAAGAATGAAATTTATCTCAAAAAGAAACTTAATATTGCTGATATTACGGAATATATCGACAATATTACTCTTGATGACATCAATGAAGTTGCTGCAACACTGTCGGATAAAGTTGAGTCGATGCAAGTTTCGATACTCTGCTGA
- a CDS encoding thioredoxin family protein produces the protein MKVNVAIGFALILILSSCSTKPIKHEVQTSHVEMVNGERMLIGDFTQNELMNEFTIFKASFDSYQPSQNAIDFLKSFSNNLSIETYLGTWCSDSKRDVPPFLKIFAMANNPHIQCHLHGVDRTKRDKNGETSRLGISHVPTMIFYVNGKELGRIVENPFHETLEEDILDILSKQR, from the coding sequence ATGAAAGTAAATGTAGCGATAGGATTCGCCCTCATTCTGATATTATCCTCGTGCAGTACAAAACCAATTAAACATGAAGTTCAGACATCTCATGTAGAGATGGTCAATGGTGAACGAATGCTCATAGGAGACTTTACCCAGAACGAACTTATGAATGAGTTCACAATATTTAAGGCATCTTTTGATTCCTATCAACCCTCACAAAACGCTATCGATTTTCTAAAGAGTTTCTCAAATAACCTTTCTATCGAGACGTATCTTGGTACCTGGTGCTCTGATTCAAAACGCGATGTGCCACCATTTCTCAAAATTTTTGCTATGGCTAATAATCCTCATATCCAGTGCCATTTACATGGTGTAGACCGAACCAAACGTGATAAAAACGGTGAAACTTCCAGACTAGGAATTAGCCATGTTCCAACTATGATATTTTATGTTAATGGCAAAGAATTAGGCCGCATTGTTGAAAATCCTTTTCACGAAACTTTGGAAGAAGACATCCTCGATATTCTGTCGAAGCAAAGGTAG
- a CDS encoding capsule assembly Wzi family protein — translation MIETKTALGQEAGESGYSSTFLYLDHWAYRYISILEDRGFFRSLFRSAKPYKRIDIAKELKAIDETILSQAELFWIKSLKEEFHSELLLLDSDHNFENVQLDSRVTGTMNTYRFNGDNEIDWALFPEINYSMKHFSVSARGRVDNGILNDTTYSGRTTQYLAARLEDAYGFWQFGKMNFGIGRYAENWSPFPDRSLILSGNPYTYDKINFSFQTKHIAFRSLFAKLDNIQNATRYFSAHRLDIKLNNGMNFGITESVVYGGVNQPIELVYLNPFSIFAAAQLNDKKEANENVALDFFIPIKQFNFKGQLLIDDFILDGADKPAPNRKTSSDRLGFLFGFQVNDIGIREAQINIEYERLGSYTYNVKQKRPWQAYTFLERGLGATNNDQDNWTLSCRYFGFPKFIFSIEAVFAREGERTLQSNDFEDSTFVKLPFPSGKTQDKMAISFNTFYQPFPRLTADATIGLSRFKKYNHLSKNKNFLEASVGINWIIQYSKSIQ, via the coding sequence TTGATCGAAACAAAAACTGCGTTGGGGCAAGAAGCAGGAGAAAGCGGTTATTCGTCTACTTTTCTCTACCTTGATCACTGGGCTTACCGGTATATTTCAATTTTGGAGGATCGCGGCTTTTTTCGCTCTTTGTTTCGATCCGCCAAACCATATAAACGCATAGACATCGCCAAAGAGCTCAAAGCTATTGATGAAACAATCCTGTCACAAGCAGAACTGTTTTGGATTAAATCTTTAAAAGAAGAATTTCATTCTGAGTTGTTGTTATTGGATAGCGATCATAATTTTGAAAACGTACAACTGGATTCACGTGTTACCGGTACTATGAATACCTACAGATTTAATGGTGACAATGAAATAGATTGGGCTTTGTTTCCTGAAATAAATTATTCAATGAAGCATTTCTCGGTGTCAGCCAGAGGAAGAGTCGACAACGGTATTCTTAATGATACAACATATTCCGGACGAACAACTCAATATTTAGCCGCACGACTTGAAGATGCTTACGGCTTCTGGCAATTTGGAAAGATGAATTTTGGAATTGGCCGTTATGCAGAAAATTGGTCTCCATTTCCTGATCGAAGTTTAATTTTATCCGGTAACCCGTACACTTATGACAAAATAAATTTTTCTTTTCAAACAAAACATATCGCTTTCAGAAGTTTGTTTGCAAAATTAGATAATATTCAAAACGCTACCCGCTATTTTTCAGCTCACAGGCTCGATATAAAATTAAATAATGGTATGAATTTCGGTATTACCGAATCTGTCGTCTATGGCGGAGTGAATCAACCAATTGAACTAGTGTATTTAAATCCTTTTAGTATTTTCGCAGCAGCGCAATTGAACGATAAGAAAGAAGCAAACGAAAATGTTGCTCTGGACTTCTTTATTCCGATTAAACAATTTAATTTCAAAGGCCAACTTCTAATCGATGATTTTATTTTGGATGGCGCTGATAAACCGGCCCCTAATCGAAAAACATCTTCCGACCGGTTAGGCTTTTTGTTTGGTTTTCAAGTAAATGACATTGGCATCCGAGAAGCTCAAATAAACATAGAATATGAACGCTTGGGAAGTTACACTTACAATGTAAAGCAAAAGCGCCCATGGCAAGCTTACACTTTCCTGGAACGTGGCTTAGGCGCCACAAATAACGATCAAGATAATTGGACATTAAGTTGCCGTTATTTTGGATTTCCCAAGTTTATTTTTTCTATAGAAGCCGTCTTTGCTCGTGAGGGTGAAAGAACATTGCAAAGTAACGATTTTGAAGATTCGACGTTTGTGAAATTGCCATTTCCCTCAGGCAAAACCCAGGATAAAATGGCTATCTCCTTCAATACCTTCTATCAACCCTTTCCAAGGCTGACGGCGGATGCGACGATTGGGTTGAGTCGATTCAAAAAATATAATCACCTGTCAAAAAACAAAAATTTCCTGGAAGCATCAGTCGGAATTAATTGGATCATTCAATATTCAAAATCCATACAATGA
- the dut gene encoding dUTP diphosphatase: MEEKIKIKISFTPDRKEDVPLPKYMTEGSSGLDLCADVDDFLTINSQEVVGIPTGLRLEIPQGYEGQIRPRSGLAAKFGVTVINTPGTIDSDYRGEIKVLLINMSTVPFIVHRGDRIAQIVFSPVIRAELDFSEQLDNTKRGDGGFGHTGTK; this comes from the coding sequence ATGGAAGAAAAAATTAAAATCAAAATATCGTTTACTCCGGATCGCAAAGAAGATGTACCGCTTCCAAAATATATGACCGAAGGAAGCTCGGGGCTTGATCTATGTGCGGATGTTGACGATTTTCTTACGATTAATTCGCAAGAAGTGGTTGGCATTCCAACGGGATTACGTTTGGAAATTCCTCAAGGCTATGAAGGACAGATTCGGCCGCGAAGCGGATTGGCGGCTAAATTCGGCGTAACCGTCATAAATACTCCAGGAACCATTGACAGTGACTATCGAGGAGAGATTAAAGTACTGCTCATCAATATGTCTACTGTGCCATTCATAGTGCATCGTGGAGACCGAATCGCTCAGATTGTTTTTAGCCCTGTCATTCGTGCAGAATTAGATTTTTCCGAACAACTAGACAACACAAAAAGAGGCGACGGTGGATTTGGGCATACCGGAACAAAATAA
- a CDS encoding polysaccharide deacetylase family protein: MDLGIPEQNNIPILVYHKIDNRMDFGISSVTPNMFELHIKELYNLGFQCIGISESFNQSSKIKGCCIVFDDAYENVYINAFPILKKYGFTATIAVITDFVGKNNSWDVHFGYKFKHATWEQLKVLVENGWEIASHTCSHRSLTMLQRNEIKNEVLDSKIELQNRLNIAVRHLVYPFGRFNNKIMQITAASGYNSAAGFKTSSYGNQYCLPRQAVYRTDRSIINKIHGSMLETAKTCIINLCSNATIAVKELMP; the protein is encoded by the coding sequence GTGGATTTGGGCATACCGGAACAAAATAACATTCCTATTTTGGTGTATCACAAAATAGACAATCGGATGGATTTTGGCATATCGAGTGTGACACCAAACATGTTTGAACTGCATATTAAAGAATTGTACAACTTGGGGTTCCAATGTATAGGAATCTCTGAAAGCTTTAATCAATCGAGCAAAATTAAGGGGTGCTGTATCGTATTTGATGATGCTTATGAAAATGTATATATAAATGCTTTTCCTATCCTCAAAAAGTACGGTTTCACGGCAACAATAGCCGTTATAACGGATTTCGTTGGAAAAAATAACAGTTGGGATGTACATTTTGGCTATAAATTTAAACACGCAACATGGGAGCAACTTAAAGTATTGGTTGAGAATGGATGGGAAATAGCTTCTCATACCTGCTCCCATAGAAGTTTGACTATGCTCCAACGAAATGAAATTAAAAATGAAGTATTGGATTCAAAAATAGAACTTCAGAATAGGCTAAATATTGCTGTTCGGCATTTGGTTTATCCTTTTGGACGTTTTAACAATAAAATAATGCAAATTACAGCGGCTTCCGGATACAATTCAGCCGCAGGATTTAAAACAAGTTCGTATGGTAATCAGTATTGTTTGCCTCGTCAGGCCGTTTATAGAACCGATAGAAGCATTATAAACAAAATTCATGGGTCCATGCTTGAGACGGCAAAAACCTGTATTATCAATTTATGTTCAAATGCAACCATTGCAGTGAAAGAGTTGATGCCTTAA
- a CDS encoding carbamoyltransferase → MNILGISSFYHDSAAALVKDGRIIAAAQEERFTRKKHDDNFPKNAVAFCLKTAGISPEQIDYVAFYEKPLIKFERLLRTYFTYAPIGLNSFLKAMPQWIRKKLWMPELIMEELNGFKGKIIYPEHHESHAAAAFYPSPFQEAAFLTVDGVGEWTTTSFGTGKGNQIQIDYEIHFPHSLGLLYSAFTYYTGFKVNSGEYKVMGLAPYGEPKYVDLIYNHLLDLKDDGSFKLNMEYFNYAAGLTMTNEKFHRLFGGPPRKPESMLTQREMDLAKSVQVVTEEIMVRIAKHVRKATGQKNLCLAGGVALNCVANGKLLKEKIFDDIWIQPAAGDAGSALGAAMFVWYQYLGNTRNVEKDDSQFASYLGTEYSDEEIEHFLVSKNITFQKCTKEKMVDQVAGFLAEEKVIGWFQGKMEFGPRALGARSIIGDARSSKMQSVMNLKIKYRESFRPFAPSVLREKMSDYFDVNYDSKYMLLVADVKENRRISMTEQQEKLFGIDKLNIPRSDVPAITHVDYSARIQTVHKEVHGVYYELIRAFYEKTGCPVIVNTSFNVRGEPIVCSPEDAYRCFMRTEMDYLILGNFILSKTDQTPSEDNKEWMKEFELD, encoded by the coding sequence ATGAATATCTTAGGTATCTCAAGTTTTTATCACGATTCTGCCGCGGCTCTAGTTAAAGATGGACGGATTATAGCGGCTGCACAGGAAGAGCGTTTTACACGAAAAAAACACGATGATAATTTCCCAAAAAATGCGGTTGCTTTTTGTTTAAAAACAGCCGGAATCAGCCCGGAGCAAATCGATTATGTTGCATTCTATGAAAAACCACTTATAAAGTTTGAAAGGCTCCTGAGAACCTATTTCACGTATGCTCCGATCGGGCTTAATTCGTTCTTAAAGGCTATGCCTCAATGGATCCGAAAAAAACTATGGATGCCGGAATTAATTATGGAAGAGCTTAACGGCTTCAAAGGAAAGATTATATATCCCGAACATCACGAATCCCATGCTGCCGCTGCATTTTATCCCTCGCCATTCCAGGAAGCTGCTTTTTTGACGGTTGACGGTGTCGGCGAATGGACTACAACGAGCTTTGGGACCGGTAAAGGTAATCAGATTCAAATTGATTATGAGATTCATTTCCCACATTCTTTGGGCCTCCTCTATTCTGCTTTTACATACTACACAGGATTTAAAGTCAATTCAGGCGAATACAAAGTTATGGGTTTGGCGCCGTATGGCGAACCAAAGTACGTGGATTTGATCTATAATCACCTACTTGATTTAAAAGATGACGGCTCATTTAAGCTCAATATGGAATATTTCAATTACGCGGCAGGTTTAACTATGACCAACGAAAAATTTCATCGTCTTTTCGGAGGACCGCCGCGCAAACCCGAATCAATGTTGACTCAGCGCGAAATGGATTTGGCCAAATCAGTTCAAGTAGTAACTGAAGAAATTATGGTGAGAATAGCCAAGCATGTACGTAAAGCGACCGGACAAAAAAACCTTTGTTTGGCTGGCGGCGTTGCTCTCAATTGCGTTGCGAATGGAAAATTACTCAAAGAAAAAATTTTTGATGACATCTGGATCCAACCGGCCGCCGGCGATGCAGGCAGTGCCTTAGGAGCCGCAATGTTCGTTTGGTATCAATATTTAGGCAATACCAGGAATGTTGAAAAAGATGATTCCCAATTCGCTTCATATTTAGGTACCGAATATTCCGATGAAGAAATCGAGCATTTCCTTGTCAGCAAAAATATAACCTTCCAAAAATGTACAAAAGAGAAAATGGTCGATCAGGTTGCCGGCTTTTTAGCGGAAGAAAAAGTAATAGGATGGTTTCAAGGAAAAATGGAATTCGGACCCAGAGCTTTAGGAGCTCGTAGTATTATTGGAGACGCTCGTTCTTCTAAAATGCAATCAGTCATGAATCTTAAAATTAAATATCGGGAATCGTTCAGGCCGTTTGCTCCGAGTGTATTACGTGAAAAGATGTCGGACTATTTTGATGTCAATTATGATAGTAAATACATGCTGTTGGTAGCAGACGTTAAGGAAAACCGCAGGATTTCAATGACCGAGCAGCAAGAAAAACTTTTTGGAATTGATAAATTAAATATACCCCGTTCCGATGTTCCAGCAATTACGCATGTGGATTATTCAGCACGTATTCAAACGGTACACAAAGAAGTTCACGGTGTTTATTATGAATTGATTCGGGCATTTTATGAAAAGACCGGATGCCCTGTCATCGTCAATACATCGTTCAATGTACGTGGCGAACCCATTGTGTGCTCTCCGGAAGACGCTTACCGATGTTTCATGAGAACAGAGATGGACTACTTGATTTTAGGGAATTTCATATTAAGCAAAACGGATCAAACACCGTCTGAAGATAATAAAGAATGGATGAAAGAATTTGAACTTGATTGA
- the tatC gene encoding twin-arginine translocase subunit TatC, with protein MEETRVPARQSQTAFEPENDSEEGIAGQQMSFLEHLDELRQRLIKIILSVLVMMMLSFAFSNEIIKFLLYPPILLPGLKPPIEMMRPVITQVQGLMMVKIQVGLIAGIIFSLPVILFQLWRFISPGLRKKERRYAIPVILFATFFFMLGAFFSYIVVIPITLNFLLSMGSIDPELGIVVENMIDLDAYLGFVSGFMLISGITFELPVLSYFLTKIGILSSSFLRKYWRHAVIGSLFISAVVTPTTDMITLFVVAVPIIVLYEVSIWVSAAVSRKKRKESS; from the coding sequence ATGGAAGAGACACGGGTCCCAGCAAGGCAAAGCCAAACGGCCTTCGAACCTGAAAATGATTCTGAAGAAGGAATTGCTGGACAGCAAATGTCTTTCCTTGAGCACTTAGATGAATTACGGCAACGACTCATAAAAATTATTCTTTCCGTTTTGGTCATGATGATGTTGTCGTTCGCATTTAGTAACGAAATTATAAAATTTCTGCTCTATCCCCCTATTTTGCTCCCGGGCCTTAAACCTCCGATTGAAATGATGAGACCTGTTATTACTCAAGTCCAAGGCTTGATGATGGTAAAAATTCAAGTAGGTCTGATAGCCGGAATTATTTTTAGTTTGCCGGTCATCTTATTTCAACTTTGGCGGTTTATTTCGCCTGGTTTACGAAAAAAAGAACGCCGCTATGCCATTCCGGTCATTCTGTTTGCTACATTTTTTTTCATGTTAGGAGCTTTTTTCTCCTATATAGTTGTAATTCCAATTACTCTAAATTTTCTTCTTTCAATGGGTTCAATTGATCCGGAACTTGGAATTGTTGTCGAAAATATGATCGATTTAGATGCCTATCTAGGTTTTGTAAGCGGCTTTATGTTAATCAGCGGTATTACATTTGAGCTACCGGTATTATCCTATTTCTTGACAAAAATCGGAATATTATCTTCATCATTCCTCAGAAAATATTGGCGTCATGCGGTTATAGGTTCCTTGTTCATTTCCGCAGTCGTAACTCCAACAACCGATATGATTACGTTATTTGTCGTGGCGGTTCCCATCATTGTTTTATACGAAGTCAGTATATGGGTTTCTGCAGCCGTAAGTCGGAAAAAAAGGAAAGAAAGTTCATGA
- a CDS encoding ArsA family ATPase: MNKTRIIFFAGKGGVGKTTTAAATALRSAQSGYRTLIMSTDPAHSLADTFECTIEKDVTPLQSNLEAFEIDPYFELNSNWGQIRDYLSSLIISMGADASLAGELATIPGMDNLFSLLRIREFHQSQKYDVIIVDMAPTGESLRLLSLPDAISLTLKITRYLEKYLVSPVIRPASKMSKSLRAVVAPEEVAKSWEALLEKLLDIRKIFEFDTVTSTRLVLNPEKMIISESQRALTYLNLFGITVDCVIVNRVIPDIVQGSYFHDWYSLQQRHLKSVHELFSPLPIKTIPFFKEEVIGISMLKQLAECLYDKLDPTELFYTERPVKVIVTKKEKIFAVQAPFIKPGLIELTTRGNELIIQIGNQLRSFIIPDSLSGLSPTNAVYTDGWIHVKFQRN; encoded by the coding sequence TTGAATAAAACCCGGATTATCTTTTTTGCAGGCAAAGGCGGTGTTGGCAAAACAACGACAGCCGCAGCGACAGCATTGCGTTCAGCCCAAAGCGGATACCGTACATTGATCATGAGCACTGATCCCGCTCATAGTCTTGCAGATACTTTTGAATGTACGATCGAAAAGGACGTGACACCCTTACAGTCCAATCTTGAAGCATTTGAAATCGATCCCTACTTCGAATTGAATTCAAATTGGGGTCAAATCAGAGATTATTTATCGTCTCTCATTATTTCTATGGGTGCGGATGCCTCGCTTGCCGGTGAACTCGCGACAATTCCCGGAATGGACAATCTTTTCAGCTTATTGCGGATCAGAGAGTTTCATCAATCGCAAAAGTATGACGTCATTATTGTCGATATGGCACCAACCGGAGAGAGTTTAAGGCTTTTAAGCCTACCAGATGCTATTTCATTAACGCTCAAGATCACTCGTTATCTTGAGAAATACCTGGTGTCTCCGGTGATTCGTCCAGCATCTAAAATGTCGAAATCTTTACGGGCAGTCGTTGCCCCTGAAGAAGTTGCAAAATCATGGGAAGCGCTTTTAGAGAAACTTCTGGACATCCGAAAAATCTTTGAATTCGATACTGTTACCTCAACACGACTTGTTCTGAATCCAGAAAAAATGATCATCAGTGAGTCTCAAAGAGCTTTAACTTACTTGAATCTATTTGGAATTACGGTTGATTGTGTTATCGTCAATCGAGTGATTCCTGACATCGTTCAAGGTAGTTATTTTCATGATTGGTATAGTTTACAACAACGGCATTTGAAAAGTGTGCATGAACTATTTAGTCCTCTTCCCATAAAAACCATTCCATTTTTTAAAGAAGAAGTCATCGGAATTTCCATGCTCAAACAACTCGCCGAATGCCTTTATGATAAACTTGATCCGACAGAATTATTTTATACCGAACGCCCGGTAAAAGTTATTGTAACAAAAAAAGAAAAAATATTTGCTGTGCAAGCCCCTTTTATTAAGCCCGGTCTGATTGAATTGACAACGCGTGGCAACGAACTCATAATCCAAATTGGAAATCAACTACGATCATTTATCATCCCCGATTCTCTCTCAGGATTATCTCCTACCAACGCGGTATATACCGACGGATGGATTCATGTCAAATTTCAAAGAAACTAA